The proteins below come from a single Xenopus tropicalis strain Nigerian chromosome 9, UCB_Xtro_10.0, whole genome shotgun sequence genomic window:
- the hba3 gene encoding hemoglobin subunit alpha-3 translates to MTLTDSEKAAVVALWSKIAPQASAIGAEALERLFLSYPQTKTYFSHFDVSHGSADLQNHGGKVVNALGEAAKHLNDLDAALSTLSDLHAYNLRVDPGNFKLLSHTIQVTLAVHFQKEFDAATQAAWDKFLSEVATVLTSKYR, encoded by the exons ATGACTCTGACTGATAGTGAGAAGGCTGCAGTCGTTGCTCTGTGGAGCAAAATTGCACCCCAAGCTAGTGCAATTGGAGCTGAGGCTTTGGAGAG GCTTTTCCTGTCCTATCCCCAGACCAAGACTTACTTCAGCCACTTTGATGTGTCTCATGGCTCTGCTGATCTTCAAAACCACGGAGGCAAGGTTGTGAATGCTCTTGGAGAAGCTGCCAAACACCTGAATGACCTGGATGCTGCTCTGTCCACACTCAGTGACCTGCATGCCTACAACCTGAGAGTGGATCCTGGAAACTTTAAG TTGCTGTCTCACACCATCCAGGTGACTCTGGCTGTCCACTTCCAAAAGGAATTTGATGCTGCCACACAGGCCGCTTGGGACAAATTCCTCTCTGAGGTTGCCACTGTCCTCACCTCCAAATACAGATAA